In Rubrivirga marina, the following are encoded in one genomic region:
- a CDS encoding right-handed parallel beta-helix repeat-containing protein has protein sequence MDPNGTADATTIAGCGFAEGHAIIVRAGTYREAVRPTADRVALVAYPGHHPVVSGADVIPSGAWTPVDDDVWRHVWAWEAQDNRNGDLSPGRRRELFVVDGVVMRGVGGDRRPALPDGRFWVEGPPATPKAVYLNPPGDVDPNVAVIEVGQRPFLFVPADAAGGRCGTSRQAGSLVAGMAFRHGTSPRQRFAVCLGAADGTLLDSDVGWQNGGGVDLSGRDHTVTGNWIHDNGIEGAGGTGATDVVFAFNDVRGNGWADPNVRGHGGAGKVTRSRGLVAHHNVFADNEINGLWLDINNRNAIVAANLFERNANTGLFFELFSDSSLVVDNVCVDNRPRPNDPPEGARLAGCVRLTDAAGIVVAFNTVVEATNAALVVVIDDRSLWPCDHDGDPACGPNEARSGQNPRAPDADGRPVRSRDLVVLNNVLLARSGAASAIRVPAAVASASTWGGNLVWPSPRAERTGRAVPDPLAVFEGTTNREGTFRLATRSPARGSAVPVPPTVLSLFDAGRRRDAAAYHLTHDAWGRPRPASADVGAGVAQ, from the coding sequence GTGGACCCCAACGGCACGGCCGACGCGACGACCATCGCCGGGTGCGGGTTCGCGGAGGGGCACGCAATCATCGTCCGGGCGGGGACGTACCGCGAGGCCGTCCGACCGACGGCCGACCGCGTCGCGCTGGTGGCCTACCCCGGCCACCACCCGGTCGTGAGCGGAGCCGACGTGATCCCGTCTGGCGCGTGGACTCCGGTCGACGATGACGTCTGGCGGCACGTCTGGGCGTGGGAAGCGCAGGACAACAGGAACGGTGACCTCAGCCCGGGTCGCCGCCGCGAGTTGTTCGTCGTCGACGGCGTCGTGATGCGGGGTGTGGGAGGGGACCGGCGGCCCGCGCTCCCCGACGGCCGGTTCTGGGTCGAGGGGCCGCCCGCGACGCCCAAGGCCGTCTACCTCAACCCGCCTGGTGACGTCGACCCCAACGTGGCGGTGATCGAGGTCGGCCAGCGCCCGTTCCTCTTCGTGCCCGCCGACGCCGCGGGCGGACGCTGCGGGACCTCTCGCCAAGCCGGCTCTCTCGTGGCCGGCATGGCATTCCGCCACGGCACGAGCCCCCGCCAGCGGTTCGCCGTCTGCCTCGGCGCCGCCGACGGCACCCTCCTCGACTCGGACGTGGGCTGGCAGAACGGCGGCGGGGTCGACCTCTCCGGCCGCGACCACACCGTCACGGGCAACTGGATTCATGACAACGGGATCGAGGGCGCGGGCGGGACCGGGGCCACCGACGTCGTGTTCGCCTTCAACGACGTCCGCGGGAATGGGTGGGCCGATCCGAACGTGCGGGGGCACGGCGGGGCGGGCAAGGTCACGCGGTCGCGTGGGCTCGTCGCGCACCACAACGTGTTCGCCGACAACGAGATCAACGGTCTGTGGCTGGACATCAACAACCGGAACGCCATCGTCGCGGCCAACCTGTTCGAACGGAACGCGAACACGGGTCTCTTCTTCGAGCTGTTCAGCGACTCGAGCCTCGTCGTCGACAACGTGTGCGTCGACAACCGCCCCCGGCCGAACGACCCGCCCGAGGGGGCCCGGCTCGCAGGTTGCGTCCGGCTCACCGACGCCGCCGGGATCGTCGTCGCCTTCAACACGGTCGTCGAGGCCACGAACGCGGCGCTCGTCGTCGTCATCGACGACCGATCGCTCTGGCCGTGCGACCACGACGGCGATCCGGCCTGCGGCCCCAACGAGGCCCGGTCCGGCCAGAACCCGCGCGCGCCGGACGCCGATGGGCGCCCCGTGCGCTCAAGGGACCTCGTCGTCCTCAACAACGTGCTCCTGGCGCGCTCGGGCGCGGCGAGCGCGATCCGCGTCCCGGCGGCCGTCGCCTCGGCGTCAACGTGGGGCGGTAATCTCGTCTGGCCCTCGCCGAGGGCCGAGAGGACCGGCCGGGCCGTCCCCGACCCGCTGGCCGTCTTCGAGGGGACGACGAATCGAGAGGGCACCTTCCGTCTTGCGACCAGGTCGCCGGCTCGAGGCTCAGCCGTCCCGGTCCCCCCTACCGTCCTCTCGCTGTTCGACGCCGGACGCCGCCGCGACGCGGCCGCCTATCACCTCACCCACGACGCCTGGGGACGCCCCCGCCCTGCCTCGGCCGACGTGGGCGCCGGCGTGGCTCAGTAG
- a CDS encoding sugar transferase: protein MSSVDRVLDVSLGGVPSVAASADEAPSWKRALSNSLALGTGDLLSISVSILLAQTVVYWGLGGSYGVPVWASSLVALWFAGAALLHLLPGWGLGPVEELRRVTTLLVGVFGTLIVTTFYGNALAGLYLSTAAASLQSALPEVAGLAAAGVTCAVTVPLMRTWVRRALIEAGQWGIPAVVFGAEPARDTVAGLLESEPGMGYTPVLRGDLADLAGAPSRTPRQSVAVLALEGLGRADASRMLEGPLSAYRTVIVVPDLMTSPCLWVRPRDLRGVLGLEITRNLSSVTARVTKRTTDVFLVLAAAPVWFPICLVLSALIWLEDRRSPLFLQERVGSAGRAFQTFKFRTMRPDAEAVLAEALATDAALREEWEANYKLRVDPRITRVGRLLRAVSLDELPQLLNVLIGDMSLVGPRPLPSYHHVTLSPGAQMLRQQVRPGITGLWQVSGRSDIGNEGMELWDPYYVRNWSLWLDAVILVRTARAVIARSGAY, encoded by the coding sequence ATGAGTTCCGTTGATCGCGTCCTTGACGTCTCGCTCGGTGGCGTCCCATCCGTCGCTGCCTCTGCCGATGAGGCGCCGTCTTGGAAGCGCGCGTTGTCGAACTCGCTCGCCCTCGGCACCGGCGACCTGCTGTCGATCAGCGTCTCGATCCTGCTCGCGCAGACCGTCGTGTACTGGGGGCTCGGCGGGAGCTACGGGGTGCCGGTCTGGGCGTCGTCGCTCGTCGCCCTCTGGTTTGCCGGGGCCGCCCTGCTCCACCTCCTGCCGGGCTGGGGCCTCGGCCCCGTCGAGGAGCTCCGGCGTGTGACGACGCTCTTGGTGGGCGTCTTCGGGACGCTCATCGTCACGACGTTTTACGGCAACGCCCTGGCGGGGCTCTACCTCTCGACGGCCGCGGCCAGCCTCCAGAGCGCGCTGCCCGAGGTCGCCGGCCTCGCCGCCGCTGGGGTGACCTGCGCGGTCACGGTTCCGCTCATGCGGACGTGGGTCCGCCGGGCGCTTATCGAAGCCGGGCAGTGGGGGATCCCCGCCGTCGTGTTCGGCGCGGAGCCGGCGCGAGACACGGTGGCCGGGTTGCTCGAGAGCGAGCCCGGGATGGGCTACACCCCTGTTCTCCGCGGCGACCTCGCCGATCTCGCGGGCGCCCCGTCGCGAACGCCCCGCCAGTCCGTCGCGGTCCTCGCCCTCGAAGGCCTAGGCCGGGCCGACGCGTCGCGCATGCTGGAAGGGCCACTCTCGGCGTATCGGACGGTCATCGTCGTCCCAGACCTCATGACGTCGCCGTGCCTGTGGGTCCGGCCCCGCGACCTCCGTGGGGTGCTCGGGCTCGAGATCACGCGGAACCTCTCGAGCGTCACGGCGCGCGTCACGAAGCGGACGACGGACGTGTTCCTGGTCCTGGCCGCCGCGCCGGTCTGGTTCCCGATCTGCCTCGTCCTCAGCGCGCTCATCTGGCTCGAGGACCGCCGCTCGCCCCTGTTCCTGCAGGAACGCGTCGGGTCGGCCGGCCGGGCCTTCCAGACCTTCAAGTTCCGGACGATGCGGCCGGACGCCGAGGCCGTCCTGGCCGAGGCCCTCGCCACCGACGCCGCGCTGCGAGAGGAGTGGGAGGCGAACTACAAGCTCCGCGTCGACCCACGGATCACGCGCGTCGGCCGGCTGCTCCGGGCCGTGAGTCTCGACGAGCTGCCCCAGCTCCTGAACGTCCTGATCGGCGACATGTCGCTCGTCGGGCCGCGCCCCCTCCCGAGCTACCACCACGTCACGCTCTCCCCGGGGGCCCAGATGCTGCGCCAGCAGGTCCGCCCGGGCATCACGGGGCTATGGCAGGTCTCGGGCCGGAGCGACATCGGCAACGAGGGGATGGAGCTCTGGGACCCGTACTACGTGCGGAATTGGTCGCTCTGGCTCGACGCCGTGATCCTCGTCCGGACGGCGCGGGCGGTGATCGCCCGGTCCGGGGCCTACTGA